A stretch of DNA from Carya illinoinensis cultivar Pawnee chromosome 12, C.illinoinensisPawnee_v1, whole genome shotgun sequence:
TCAGAATTAAATGATGACCCTCTCAAGACATAGCAATCATCATCAAGATATTCTTGAACAGACAAGCATACCGTGTATGATCATAATGTAGAAGGTGTTTTTTTGAAGAATTTCCTTCATTAGTTAGTTTAGGAAAGTCCATTGTCACATGCTCTTGTATAAAAAGAtgatttcttccatttttgttttcttgtagaCAACATATATAGCACAAACAATATTGTATCTTGGATGTACCACATGGTTTCTAATTAAATGATGATTCTTCTTGCATTTATCAAAATGCTGCATAGAAATACACACCTAGATAGAGAACGGTTGAGtctggaaaatatattttttccagAACCACAAATATgggaaacaatattatttagagACTGAATATGAACGAATTCATTTAAGATAAAATCACACAGTCAAAGGCCTATTTAGGAAAGCCTGGCTAATTGCAAAGGATGGACATAACCGTATGTAACTGGCAGAGCATACATcttgaaaaaaatctatttgtaagCCTGCTTTTGACACACCCAACACACCACTGAAGTAGACTCCACAAtgatgaaaaattattggtattttaattttatataaaccaaAATGGGTCTCAAGTAGTATGTTGACACAGTGGATTTGTAAGTAGTAAAaccttttcatattatattcaGAAAATGGTCCCCGTTTTGAAATCTGGAATTAGAAATGAGAAACCCCAAAGAAGAATTTCTAAGAAACTGATCCTATGATGGATATCAAACAGTTGGAACCATCACAACATGATTATCAAAATGCTGGAACTTTAAAAGCTTCAGTGACCAGTCTGATGAATGCTTAAAGAATCATAGAAGAAGGATTAACTAAGCtccaactctcaactccaggaTAATCATCAGACATCCAGCCAATGTTGTAAGTTGTGGTTAGGAAATTAAGACTGCCAGTGACCATCCAATCTTATTTGAGAATTAAATGCTGACACACCCAACACACCACTGAGCTAGACTCCAACactatcatattatttttacaaagTGCAATTCCTTATAACTTGTCTTCATTTAATGTGGTGCTAAAGGTAGTGAAAAGGTAGGGGATCAAAGAACAAACCGAAAAACTATCTGAAAGCGCCTGGCGATTGAGAGATGCCTCAATTGTAGTAGCGAACTTGTAGAGAATAAGTGCAATCACGCCCGCTGACACTCCACCCAAGAATGCTTGAACAGGTGAAGGAGGAGAGTTGGTTTCAACAGGAGCCGACCCCATTGCTCTCAAGGTATCCACTGCCTCCTCCTTCAATGACTTCACTCCCGAAGACCTAATTTTCTAGACCCGCCAAAACCAACTTCATCAAAATCCAAATACACCCTCAATACCACTCAAACACACAAAAAAGCAGAATTGAAAGAAGTCATAATAACACTTAGCAACGCGGAACTATTGAAATGAACTAAAAATCAATTGGACGCAGCTCGTAACAATGATAAACCACATGTATACAGTGAATGAACTCCATAATGCGGCATTTGAAGCTATGTGgggaattttgaaaatttttcgaGCATGAAAACTCCCAGTTCAAATTTCATGGTGGAAGGTGTCAATGTGAAAATTCTACCAACTTTACCGTTCCGTCCCCTTCCATACCACATTGATATCACCTCAATTCTCATAACAAACGCAAATGCAGGATTAGAGTAAACAaaaccccaccaaaacccaTTCCTAAAAATCATAAGTGaagaattttaataaataaaattgcaaaacTCAGAAAAAAGGAGTGAATCAGGATGAATACCAGTTCTTTGGCACGCTTGGCGCGGCGACGGACAGCGCGGAAGAGGAATACAGAGATGGCACCCGTGAGGAGAACACTGGTGGCAACTTGGATAGGAGAAGGGTCGTCTGTGGAGGCAAAAATGGAAGGAGTAGACGGTGGGAGCTCGATAGGACCCTCCTCCGGTGCAGCAGTGGATGTAGTTTCGGGGACCTGGGCAAGCCATGTCTCGGGTCCAGTGCGAGGGAGGGCTGAGACATGGTGGAGATTAGTGGGTCTGTAAGGGACGCTGAGAAGAGGGGATGGGCAAAGAGAGGAATTGTGGAGGTGAGGTAGGGAGATGGGGAAGTTGGGACTGAGGAAGTGATAGGAGAGAGACTGCAACATTGGAGGTTTTGTGGTTATGTCAGATTTCGATTCTCGATGATTTGGGTCTGTCTcatgaaaatatgaaatatattgtTCTTGTTTCggaatggaagaagaagatacgATAATATCTCATGTTTTAGCTGCTTAGATTTTGGTGGGGATTTGAGGTGATGATATCCGGCAtgcattttagattttttatgtttttttatttcttcttttccacTCTTTTCTCACCTTTTCTTCatcagataatattttatttgcacagtttttttttttttttcccctcttatTATGattcttgaaagaaattaacttgttccatggagagagagagagagagagagagagagagagagagagaataactTCAAACCAAACGCCATCCAAAAAAAAGGATGCATCaagtcattttcttaatcaataaCTTTTCTATGATTTTAAGGATAAGTGGTCGCGAAATCTCTGctgaaaaaggagaagaaatcaagacttttaattttttttttttttaaatttaggatTTCGATTaagtttttttccttaaaattaaTGTAACAAGGAAttgcaaaaagagaaaaaaataaaataaaataaaattatcagaCTACAGAGTTCTTATGGATTAGATAGTTTTAGCATGATAGGCATAGCAAATCTCATTCTGGTGTCAAATTTCATTTGTTGATCGATCTGCAGCACTCTTAGCCCACATTCAAAGCCACAGCTTTAGCCCAAAAACTTTATTTGTGCCTTCACGTCTTCCATACATCGGAAGCCCAGTTTGGAATTGGAGGGGCACAGCTTTGCACAAACCATGCCTCGGAAAGATAAGGCCACCTCAACCTATCTTCCTCCAATTCCTCACTCTTCTTCTCTTGCAAACCAGGAAGTATCTTAACCACATCTGGGTTGAAGTCTTTGTCGAATGTGAAACCTTgtacttcttcaaactcaagatcGCTTTTGCTCTTCCTCAACTTTGTTTGGTTCAGGAGTTGCCGCCTCATGTCGTTGGTGCAGCCCGAGTTATTGGTTTCCACCTCCGGATTCCTTGTTGGTCTGTATTTTGCAAGACTATACCGTCCGTGTCATGCCCTAGAGTCCAGAATGCAAGTTCATCATTATAAAAGCAAGATAATGCAGAAATTGTAAAACTCACTTCCATACAATCATCAACACAAATGCGCACAGCTTAGGCCTCAAATCAAACAACTTGATTGAAGAAGGATCTGAATAGCACCTTTACATCCTTGTTTTTCTATTAAGCGACTTCCCAAAGAACCAACACTCCTCCAACAGATCCAGAGTTTCAACCTTTTCATATCCACTAGAAGAAGACTGAAAAGGGTCATCCATAGACTCCATTCTTGCCCAACTTTTTACCCCTCAACAAATTAAAAGCATACCACGTGAGGGTTCTTCCCATCCCTGATCATTTATTAATTGATACGTTATCCATTGAAGATCAACATCCCACCtaattggaaaataaaaaataaggctGCAAATGGGCTAACTGAGGGAGGCCATGTGTGGTTTGACCCCATCTGCTTGAACTTGAAAGTGGAAACAAAGAACATTCTACGTGAAAGTTGGACTTCGTGTTTTTAAGTCTAACGACTAGGGATATATATTTAAGTCTAACAAAAAGGCTGTAGAGAATTGCGAAAGATCCATTTATCAGGCAGAAATCAAAGCGTGGACCCTGAGCCTTGCCATGTTTAACATGAGATTGAGTTCTACGTTAGGATCGGTCTCATTCTAAGCTTGCAGACATGGCTTGGCACAACCAACCTAATTCCTGTTGCTGTGTCTCCGACTCTCCCCATCTGTTGAAGATCTGCTGAAGACTGGAGAGTCAAAACAAAAGGATTTCAACCTGGTCCTGCTTCTTGCAATTATATATCATAATCACAAACTTGTTCTCATGGAGAGAATCCTATGAGCAGAGACAGACAAAATATGGTTGAGCACCTCAGAAATTTTTGGCTTCGGGTAAAAGTTAAGTCCAAGTCATGTTCTGTAGAGCCTTGGGTGCTAATCATTTCAGTCCCACCTGGAGAGTGCAGACACTATTAGCAATAGGTGGATCGTGTTAAACCTAGGTCAGGATATATGACATGGATGAATACCGGTAAAGTCTATCTATCTAGATACTCGCACGGATAGTGCAGTTCCCACTGAGTAcacatctctctcttctcaatGGTGCTAAGAGCTGTAATCTCGGGCAAATCTTTGGAAAGTAGATTTCACATTTTAAATCAACCTGATACAATGCTCTGTTAGAGCAACTCTAATTGCTCGAATGGCAGTGCGTAACTGCTCAGGCAAATTGAAGATGCCCATTTACAATTTGGGAGGTTTAGAAGTTATTCCACACTGAAGTTACACGCAATATAACTAGGTAAAGATAAAATACAATCTCTGAATCCCAAAAGGAAAGAGAATTTGAAGTAGAAGAACAGAGATGGCTCCTATATATGCAATGGACTATATATAGCACATAATTAGGCATTTCCATCAGTTACTATTTTCACTAAATATTCATGTTCTTCTCCATCAAACTCGACCCAATCGTCTACAAAGTCGGTCTTGGAAGTTTGTTTACTCATTGATGCGTCAGTCGTCGCTGTTTGTTCTAGAGGATGCATGCGCAACACATACCTGATTAAAATTTGCAGTAAAAAACTGAAAAGTACGAATTTTCAGGaatcattcaaacaaaaaatcattGAACATTTCTTGCTATACCCACTTAATCCCAGCTTGACCCATTTTCACCAATCAAACAAGCATAGAAGTCCTGATCAAGTGGGAAACCCTCGCCTTTCTCTGCAGTACAATTTGCACCCTGGTCATGCAAACTTGAGCTTCCTGCAGCCTCGTCAAAAGAAATAGAAGTACAAGAAACCTGAGCCGACCCTGTTTGATTCAAAGCAAGAACCTTCTCTTGAGCTTTCGCCAACTCTCCTTTAAGCCGCTCCACGTCTTTCTCGAGCCGCCTCTTTTCAACTAATGCATTTTCTAGCTCTTGATGAAGCACGTTGTATTCAAGCTCAAGGCTTTGGGTCTTCCACCGGGCTCGCTTGTTTTGGTACCAAATAGCAACCTGTCTCGGGGGCACACCGAGTTGTTCTGCGAGCTGAAGCTTGCGCTCAGGCTCCAGCTTGCTGTTAGAAGTGAAGCTTCTCTCCAGGAGCCTCACTTGCTCAGGATTTAGCctctttttgttgtgtttgGATGGGTGTTTTCGGTTTTGGCTGCGACAGAAATCCATCACTTGTTGAAATAATTCTGGGAAGTTGGGGAGATTAAGCTTTGGAGAGGATTATGGTTGTGAAAGTGGTGCTCTTCGATCGGTTAAGAAACTAGTGGAGGCAGAGACCCTACGAAGAAAATGGGAGACcgaaaattaatgaaaattcaAGCGAGAGAGTCTCTATCAGGTCTAATCTATAGCGAGGTGGCTTCCTtcgtatgcatgcatgcacgcacgTGGCGTTCATGTGGGGGCGGCCCTACTCGATCGTGAAAGTATACAAACAATCAAACGTTATATGCTAATCTGAATTAGTgactatttatttaatttattttataacttttgaTGCTCCAACTGATCACATAGGTCCGCCCCTACTTCAAGATTTTGGCATGCGGGGCAGTGCTTCGAagcttcaaaatttcaaatacaagAAAGCAAGGCAGTTCAGTTAGCCCGTCTTTTGGCTACCAATTTGTACATCTGCTAAATATATAAGTTCCATATGACCATGCCGATACCGTTTTATTCAGAACTTTTTCCCCACATTCAtacagaaaaagaaagg
This window harbors:
- the LOC122289008 gene encoding uncharacterized protein LOC122289008 encodes the protein MLQSLSYHFLSPNFPISLPHLHNSSLCPSPLLSVPYRPTNLHHVSALPRTGPETWLAQVPETTSTAAPEEGPIELPPSTPSIFASTDDPSPIQVATSVLLTGAISVFLFRAVRRRAKRAKELKIRSSGVKSLKEEAVDTLRAMGSAPVETNSPPSPVQAFLGGVSAGVIALILYKFATTIEASLNRQALSDSFSVRQITITIRTIVNGLCYLATFVFGANSIGLFLYSGQLAMNSMMEGSTNEENKSKGDEPLDSPNSTAESATDTTEVSSSKGDQSSNDKQ
- the LOC122289009 gene encoding homeobox-leucine zipper protein ATHB-52-like; translated protein: MDFCRSQNRKHPSKHNKKRLNPEQVRLLERSFTSNSKLEPERKLQLAEQLGVPPRQVAIWYQNKRARWKTQSLELEYNVLHQELENALVEKRRLEKDVERLKGELAKAQEKVLALNQTGSAQVSCTSISFDEAAGSSSLHDQGANCTAEKGEGFPLDQDFYACLIGENGSSWD